In Trichoderma breve strain T069 chromosome 4, whole genome shotgun sequence, the following proteins share a genomic window:
- a CDS encoding stress responsive a/B barrel domain-containing protein has translation MADRVHRITMFKLPSEESQKKLIEEYKTLKENNRKDGQPYILSIAAGPAEPDQRSQGFTFVSKSEFASLEDMKYYDEECVAHQALKKVAMTLGVEGIMTVYFKPQVVGGVAP, from the exons ATGGCAGACCGCGTCCACCGAATCACCATGTTCAAGCTCCCCAGCGAGGAgagccagaagaagctcatcgaggAGTACAAGACCCTCAAGGAGAACAACCGAAAG GACGGCCAGCCTTACATCCTCTCCATAGCCGCTGGCCCCGCCGAGCCCGACCAGCGCTCCCAGGGCTTCACCTTCGTCTCAAAGTCCGAGTTTGCCAGCCTCGAGGACATGAAGTACTACGACGAGGAGTGTGTCGCCCACCAGGCCCTCAAGAAGGTGGCCATGACTCTTGGTGTCGAGGGCATCATGACCGTCTACTTCAAGCCCCAGGTCGTCGGAGGTGTCGCGCCCTGA